One window of Papaver somniferum cultivar HN1 chromosome 9, ASM357369v1, whole genome shotgun sequence genomic DNA carries:
- the LOC113312060 gene encoding uncharacterized protein LOC113312060 encodes MKYNDLCVGNTLKSKGEMKLILAIAKVERNFEYKAFKSDSQRFIAKCKDKTCEWRLRAVPLDSCGWWKLTVANDVHTCERNKRTDPELRTKAAATGIAELFKHKFKELDAAFTPKQLGYNACKRGIELIKGSPDESYQHLVGYSHMLGARNKGTVTEIVTDSDDSFLYYFFDFGVCIEGFKNCFRPAFLVDGTHLTGPRQGVLLSAIGMDPDESIYPISFVVFDSEDNESWEWFMRKLVGVLDDKYAMNEDVVVATDRNPSIGRAIRLAFPCANQVYCIHHLSENIKQTYHNATASVAFTRAAKAFSNDEYELAMRDLGLVSPAALKSVVNLGPEMWSRVKARTGHFTPMTTNACETFNSRIIDVKGIIKERWAVAKRFVAFHVDGDEYEVDEGDYEEQHTVYLDRRSCTCKVFDYQHLPCPHVLAVCETYKIKGEGLCEEYYKTSVWRSMYEPKIYGVLSPETWDVPAEVAERVVLPPKTTPEVGRRSIKRKWSAIEKLERKELVQGVTRQGIMLTSNVVPRIRTGVIFVADISYLVMFV; translated from the exons ATGAAGTACAATGATCTATGTGTGGGTAACACTTTAAAAAGCAAGGGGGAGATGAAACTTATACTTGCAATAGCCAaagtagaaagaaattttgagtacaAAGCTTTTAAATCCGACAGCCAGAGGTTTATTgccaaatgcaaagacaagacatGCGAGTGGCGTCTGCGAGCAGTTCCCTTAGATTCTTGTGGGTGGTGGAAACTCACAGTTGCAAACGATGTGCATACTTGTGAAAGAAACAAAAGGACTGACCCTGAATTAAGAACCAAAGCGGCCGCTACTGGAATTGCAGAGCTTTTCAAGCACAAATTCAAAGAACTAGATGCAGCATTTACGCCCAAACAACTG GGATACAACGCTTGCAAGCGTGGTATTGAGCTGATCAAAGGTAGCCCTGATGAATCGTACCAACACCTCGTTGGTTATAGTCACATGCTTGGTGCTCGTAACAAGGGTACTGTTACCGAGATTGTAACTGATTCGGATGATTCTTTtctatattatttctttgattttgGAGTATGTATTGAAGGATTCAAAAACTGTTTCAGACCCGCATTTTTGGTTGATGGTACACATCTTACAGGGCCTCGCCAAGGAGTTCTACTGTCAGCCATTGGAATGGATCCCGACGAGTCGATCTATCctatttcttttgttgtttttgattcAGAGGATAATGAATCTTGGGAATGGTTTATGAGAAAGTTAGTAGGAGTACTTGACGATAAGTATGCTAtgaatgaagatgttgttgtggcaACAGACAGGAACCCATCGATCGGTAGAGCCATAAGGTTGGCATTTCCTTGTGCTAATCAAGTATACTGCATCCACCATCTTTCAG AAAATATCAAACAGACCTACCACAACGCCACGGCTTCGGTGGCATTTACAAGAGCTGCAAAAGCGTTTAGCAATGATGAGTATGAACTTGCTATGAGAGACCTAGGTTTAGTGAGCCCCGCTGCTTTAAAATCTGTAGTGAATCTTGGACCGGAAATGTGGTCCAGGGTGAAGGCTAGAACAGGTCATTTTACTCCCATGACTACAAACGCCTGTGAAACTTTCAATTCAAGAATAATTGATGTTAAAG GTATAATCAAAGAACGGTGGGCTGTGGCAAAAAGGTTTGTGGCTTTCCATGTCGATGGGGACGAATATGAAGTGGACGAGGGTGACTATGAAGAGCAGCACACCGTCTATCTTGACCGAAGGTCTTGCACGTGCAAAGTGTTTGACTATCAGCATCTTCCGTGTCCCCACGTACTTGCAGTGTGTGAGACATATAAGATAAAAGGAGAAGGCCTTTGTGAGGAATATTATAAAACATCGGTTTGGAGATCTATGTATGAACCTAAAATCTATGGTGTGCTAAGCCCAGAAACTTGGGATGTCCCAGCAGAGGTGGCAGAACGGGTGGTGCTTCCTCCAAAAACTACACCGGAAGTTGGTCGTCGGAGCATCAAGAGGAAATGGTCTGCCATTGAAAAACTAGAAAGAAAAGAGCTTGTTCAAGGTGTCACCAGACAGGGCATTATGCTAACATCAAACGTTGTCCCAAGGATTAGAACTGGAGTGATTTTTGTTGCTGACATTTCTTACCTTGTTATGTTTGTTTGA
- the LOC113312059 gene encoding putative disease resistance protein RGA4: MAMAENYIEDDTENIAKYEYNDHCQSSKILLQITIAPPFSKVLLRLLCMLICSKEKDKYNSSPSYRFQRLDMAEILVSALSEALIAKLVAFASDRISLDWGVRDEMSTLQRTLRNIQAVLTDAERQQVEKDTVKCWLENLKDVACEAEDILDKFEYKALAHRLEIEVCRQDKIKNFFSVSIPLGFRWKMAHKIKNLREMLDQVSMDKDRFSFDVSNSTSGSSRHRNRETHSLVDASMFVGREKDISRIINLLLDKSSSNQHTYRYVLIVAMGGVGKTTLAKVIYDDDIVKHHFEIRMWVCVSQNSNQKQVVNQLLESIHEERKELSSLDVMIKLLQEKLIKKRYLIVLDDMWNNEHNEWDDMLTTLSLIGAQGSKVIITTRSNEVASATSSLYRYSLDRLSEVECWTMLEKIVFGHDGVEKTTNFVNIGMSIAKKCGGVPLATKFLGSLMYSKRSEREWLSIENNNIWDLPESELKIARVLKLSYDRLEPRLKQCFRYCSLFPKDHIINRENIIRLWMAEGFVSSSRPNVQMEDVGDNYFNSLLSNSFFQEETKNEFGIVKSCKMHDFVHDLAQSVAKTECSIITSSEMVGEEISRYRRVNLVLGNESSRLPKPLRKVKKLRTFISTARNSIDNTSALHIFKSFSYVRVLDLSYSRIYDLPLSIGKLKHLRYLNLSDSKLRELPNSITILYNLQTLILKDCYELKDLPQDMKKLIKLRHLIINVGCGFWNIPPMPEKVSSLSSLTYLPVFVVGDGSLFGIKELGGLNLLGGKLKVLHLKNVRDREEAEGGRLKEKPNILSLKLHWRNGESFSDVYKKRIALIDDSEVKDYGHDFGVLEGLEPNRNLKRFGIYNYLGATFPTWVMSLKNSLPNLVHVVLKNCKKCEYLPPLGILPFLKVLRIEGFESVKSIGNEFYGNSDGRVSSFPCLEDLSIICMDHLVEWSDAVSSTSSTSSFPRLERLKVTYCPKFTCMPTRFPSLKAVYFCRCNGKTISSLVESNLSSLINIYIKLCDGLVFLPQALLRGSGILYFLQVESCESFQGFIPDRNLEDEDVKAIRNQVITNNSLHVLKICHLRSQKCTLSSIGYLPKLETLEIGPFTEEPDFFPFPDVNVDDEGTVIGEYFPSLRKLSITGWSGVSLPDHIQHITSLQTLEICCFDSLVTLPEWLGDYACLREMVISECKNLKYLPSEEQMQRLASLKQLSVFKSPIMKDRCIKEGEEFYKISHLPPVRF, encoded by the exons ATGGCGATGGCGGAGAATTACATCGAAGACGATACGGAGAATATTGCCAAATACGAGTATAATGACCATTG TCAAAGTTCAAAGATTCTTCTACAAATTACAATAGCTCCACCATTCTCCAAAGTGCTCTTGAGATTACTTTGCATGCTAATCTGTTCCAAAGAGAAGGACAAATATAATTCCTCTCCTTCATACCGTTTTCAGAGATTAGATATGGCTGAAATTCTTGTAAGCGCTCTAAGCGAGGCCTTAATTGCTAAGCTGGTTGCCTTTGCCTCTGATAGGATTTCTCTTGATTGGGGCGTCCGAGATGAAATGTCAACACTTCAAAGAACTTTACGCAACATTCAAGCTGTGTTAACTGATGCAGAGAGGCAACAAGTAGAGAAAGACACAGTCAAGTGTTGGCTGGAAAATCTTAAAGATGTAGCCTGCGAAGCGGAAGACATACTAGATAAATTCGAGTACAAAGCTCTAGCACATAGACTGGAAATCGAAGTTTGCAGACAAGACAAGATCAAAAACTTCTTCTCGGTGTCAATTCCACTTGGATTTCGTTGGAAGATGgctcataaaattaaaaaccttagggAAATGTTGGATCAAGTGTCAATGGATAAAGACAGATTCAGTTTTGATGTTTCTAACAGTACTAGTGGTAGTAGTCGTCATAGAAACCGAGAAACTCACTCGCTCGTCGATGCTTCAatgtttgttggaagagaaaaggATATATCAAGGATAATTAATTTGTTGCTGGACAAGTCATCCAGTAATCAACATACTTATCGATATGTTCTCATTGTTGCAATGGGAGGGGTTGGCAAAACTACACTGGCTAAAGTAATCTATGACGATGATATTGTAAAACACCATTTCGAGATAAGAATGTGGGTATGTGTATCACAAAACTCAAACCAGAAGCAGGTAGTCAATCAGCTTTTGGAATCCATTCATGAAGAGAGAAAAGAACTTTCAAGTTTGGATGTCATGatcaaacttctccaagaaaAGCTCATTAAAAAAAGATATTTGATAGTACTCGACGATATGTGGAACAATGAGCACAATGAATGGGATGATATGCTCACTACTTTGTCTCTCATTGGCGCTCAAGGCAGCAAAGTGATCATAACTACAAGAAGTAATGAAGTCGCGTCCGCAACGAGTTCCTTATACAG GTATAGTTTGGACCGCTTGTCTGAGGTAGAGTGTTGGACTATGTTAGAGAAAATAGTATTTGGGCACGATGGAGTAGAGAAGACCACAAACTTTGTGAATATCGGAATGAGCATCGCTAAAAAGTGTGGAGGAGTGCCATTAGCAACAAAGTTTCTTGGGAGTTTGATGTACTCCAAAAGGAGTGAACGTGAGTGGCTATCGATCGAAAACAACAACATATGGGATCTACCCGAAAGCGAATTGAAGATTGCAAGGGTATTGAAGTTGAGCTATGATCGTCTTGAACCACGTTTAAAACAATGCTTTAGATATTGCTCTCTTTTCCCAAAAGATCACATCATCAACAGAGAAAATATTATCCGGCTCTGGATGGCAGAAGGGTTCGTTAGCTCTTCAAGACCAAATGTTCAAATGGAAGACGTGGGTGATAATTATTTTAACAGTTTGTTGAGTAATTCGTTCTTCCAGGAGGAGACAAAAAATGAGTTTGGAATCGTAAAATCATGTAAAATGCATGATTTTGTACACGATCTCGCACAATCTGTTGCTAAGACTGAATGTTCGATAATAACTTCTAGCGAGATGGTTGGAGAGGAAATCAGTAGATATCGCCGTGTGAACTTGGTACTTGGGAATGAGTCCTCACGATTGCCAAAGCCCTTGCGCAAGGTAAAGAAACTGCGGACATTCATATCCACTGCACGGAATTCTATTGACAATACCTCCGCATTGCACATTTTCAAAAGCTTCAGTTACGTACGTGTACTGGACTTGAGCTATAGTCGGATCTATGATTTACCATTATCAATTGGCAAGTTAAAACACTTGAggtatctcaatctctcagacTCCAAGTTAAGGGAATTACCAAACTCTATCACTATTCTTTATAATCTGCAGACATTGATTCTAAAAGATTGTTATGAGCTTAAAGATCTTCCTCAGGACATGAAAAAGTTAATTAAGCTAAGACATCTTATAATCAACGTAGGATGTGGTTTTTGGAACATTCCTCCGATGCCAGAAAAGGTAAGCTCTTTAAGTTCCCTCACTTACTTACCGGTATTTGTTGTTGGTGATGGATctctatttggtattaaagaGTTGGGAGGCCTAAATCTCCTTGGTGGTAAGTTAAAAGTTCTTCATTTGAAAAATGTTCGCGATAGAGAAGAAGCCGAAGGAGGGCGTCTAAAAGAAAAACCAAACATTTTAAGCTTGAAGTTACATTGGAGAAATGGTGAAAGTTTTAGTGATGTCTATAAAAAACGGATAGCTCTTATTGATGATTCTGAAGTCAAGGATTATGGCCATGATTTTGGAGTGTTAGAAGGCCTCGAACCTAATCGAAATCTTAAAAGGTTTGGAATCTACAACTACCTTGGTGCAACATTCCCCACTTGGgtgatgagcttgaagaattcaCTTCCCAATTTGGTGCATGTCGTTCTAAAAAACTGCAAGAAATGTGAATATCTTCCCCCGCTCGGTATACTTCCTTTTCTTAAGGTTCTAAGAATAGAGGGATTTGAATCTGTGAAAAGCATTGGAAATGAGTTCTATGGTAATAGCGATGGCCGTGTGTCTTCATTTCCTTGTCTGGAAGATCTCTCAATAATTTGCATGGATCACTTGGTAGAATGGTCGGATGCAGTTTCATCGACTTCAAGTACTTCAAGTTTTCCTCGCCTCGAGCGGTTGAAAGTCACTTACTGCCCCAAGTTTACCTGCATGCCAACCCGATTTCCATCTCTAAAAGCAGTTTATTTTTGTAGATGCAATGGAAAAACAATTAGTTCATTGGTGGAAAGCAATCTGTCATCTCTTATCAACATCTATATTAAGTTATGTGACGGGCTTGTGTTTCTTCCTCAAGCATTGCTTAGAGGAAGTGGCATTCTTTACTTTCTTCAAGTTGAGAGTTGTGAGTCATTTCAAGGATTTATTCCCGACCGGAATCTTGAGGACGAGGATGTGAAAGCAATTCGAAATCAAGTCATTACTAATAATTCTCTACATGTGTTGAAAATCTGTCACCTTAGAAGCCAAAAGTGTACGCTCAGCAGTATAGGATACCTCCCCAAACTTGAAACTCTGGAGATTGGTCCATTTACAGAAGAGCCGGACTTCTTTCCGTTTCCAGATGTCAATGTTGACGATGAAGGAACTGTAATTGGCGAATACTTTCCATCACTCCGCAAACTATCTATTACCGGATGGTCAGGAGTTAGTCTTCCGGATCACATTCAACACATCACTTCCTTACAGACACTGGAGATATGTTGTTTTGATTCTCTGGTGACTCTGCCCGAGTGGTTGGGTGACTATGCTTGTCTCAGGGAGATGGTAATATCAGAGTGTAAAAATCTCAAGTATCTTCCTTCAGAGGAGCAGATGCAACGCCTCGCCTCCCTAAAACAACTATCTGTTTTTAAGAGTCCAATTATGAAGGATAGATGCATAAAAGAAGGAGAAGAGTTTTACAAGATATCCCACCTTCCTCCAGTTAGATTCTGA